From Pantoea sp. Ep11b, the proteins below share one genomic window:
- a CDS encoding amino acid aminotransferase has product MFESISAAPADPILGLADLFRADDRPEKINLGIGVYKDETGKTPVLTSVKKAEQYLLENETTKNYLSIDGLADFARCTQALLFGNQSPLITASRARTAQTPGGTGALRVAADFLATQTTVKRVWISNPTWPNHHNVFHAAGLEVCDYHYYDAETHSLDFEGMIASLQQVQPGDVVLFHGCCHNPTGIDPTAEQWQQLAQLSQARGWLPLFDFAYQGFARGLEEDAEGLRIFAASHQELIVASSYSKNFGLYNERVGAITLVAAEAGVADTAFSQVKYTIRSNYSNPPAHGAAVVATILGNDTLRTIWEQELSDMRQRIQRMRQLFVNTLAEKGAQRDFSFIIRQNGMFSFSGLTKDQVIRLREEFGVYAVNSGRVNVAGMTPDNMSALCEAIVAVL; this is encoded by the coding sequence ATGTTTGAATCGATCTCTGCTGCACCCGCCGATCCTATTCTTGGGCTGGCCGATCTGTTTCGTGCCGACGACCGCCCTGAAAAAATCAATCTGGGTATCGGCGTTTATAAAGACGAAACCGGCAAGACCCCGGTGCTGACCAGTGTTAAAAAGGCTGAGCAATACCTGCTGGAAAACGAAACCACAAAAAACTATCTCAGCATTGATGGTCTGGCGGATTTCGCCCGCTGCACGCAGGCCCTGCTGTTCGGCAACCAGAGCCCCCTGATTACCGCCAGCCGCGCGCGCACCGCGCAGACGCCGGGCGGTACAGGCGCACTGCGTGTTGCAGCCGATTTTCTTGCTACGCAGACCACGGTGAAGCGGGTCTGGATCAGCAATCCGACCTGGCCGAATCATCACAACGTGTTTCACGCTGCCGGTCTTGAAGTCTGCGACTATCACTATTACGACGCAGAGACCCATTCGCTGGACTTTGAAGGGATGATCGCGTCGCTGCAGCAGGTTCAGCCGGGTGATGTGGTGCTGTTCCACGGCTGCTGCCATAACCCGACCGGGATTGACCCGACGGCGGAGCAGTGGCAACAGCTGGCGCAGCTTTCACAGGCCAGGGGCTGGCTGCCGTTATTCGACTTCGCCTACCAGGGCTTTGCCCGTGGTCTGGAGGAAGATGCTGAAGGCCTGCGCATCTTTGCCGCCTCACATCAGGAGCTGATTGTCGCCAGCTCTTATTCCAAGAACTTTGGTCTCTACAACGAGCGTGTGGGTGCCATCACGCTGGTGGCCGCGGAGGCGGGCGTAGCCGATACCGCGTTCAGCCAGGTGAAATATACGATCCGCTCCAACTACTCTAACCCACCAGCGCATGGTGCGGCGGTGGTCGCCACGATCCTGGGCAATGACACGCTGCGCACGATCTGGGAGCAGGAGCTGTCGGATATGCGTCAGCGCATCCAGCGCATGCGCCAGCTGTTTGTGAACACCCTGGCGGAAAAAGGTGCACAGCGCGACTTCAGCTTTATCATCAGACAGAACGGTATGTTCTCGTTCAGCGGCCTAACCAAAGATCAGGTGATCCGCCTGCGGGAAGAGTTCGGGGTTTATGCCGTCAACTCAGGCCGCGTGAACGTGGCGGGCATGACGCCAGACAATATGTCGGCGCTGTGTGAAGCGATTGTCGCTGTGCTGTAA
- a CDS encoding MBL fold metallo-hydrolase: protein MNYHIIPVTAFAQNCSVIWCETTREAALVDPGGDAELIKQTLEQLSLKPAQILLTHGHLDHVGAAVELAAFYDVQIVGPQKRDAFWLEALPTQSRMFGLEECAPFTPDRWLEEGESVQVGLTTLEVLHCPGHSPGHVVFFDRLGRLLISGDVIFNGGIGRTDFPQGDHQQLIAAIRSKLLPLGDDVTFLPGHGPVSTLGHERISNPFLQ from the coding sequence ATGAATTACCACATTATTCCTGTTACAGCGTTTGCTCAGAACTGTTCCGTTATCTGGTGCGAGACCACGCGTGAAGCCGCGCTGGTCGACCCCGGCGGCGATGCTGAACTGATTAAGCAAACGCTGGAACAGCTTAGTCTTAAACCCGCTCAGATCCTCCTGACGCATGGCCATCTGGATCATGTCGGGGCCGCCGTGGAGCTGGCCGCCTTCTATGATGTTCAGATTGTGGGGCCGCAAAAGCGCGATGCTTTCTGGCTGGAGGCGTTGCCCACGCAGAGCCGGATGTTCGGACTGGAAGAGTGCGCGCCTTTTACCCCCGATCGCTGGCTGGAAGAGGGCGAGAGCGTGCAGGTCGGGCTGACCACGCTGGAGGTGCTGCACTGTCCGGGACACTCGCCCGGGCATGTTGTGTTCTTTGATCGTTTGGGGCGCTTGCTGATCTCCGGTGACGTCATTTTCAATGGCGGCATCGGGCGCACTGACTTCCCGCAGGGCGATCACCAGCAGTTAATCGCGGCTATCCGCAGCAAACTGCTGCCGCTGGGCGATGACGTGACGTTCCTGCCTGGTCACGGCCCAGTCTCTACGCTGGGACATGAACGCATCAGCAACCCTTTCCTGCAGTAA
- the ompF gene encoding porin OmpF — MMKRNILAVVIPALLAAGAANAAEIYNKDGNKLDLYGKVDARHTFSDNAGDDGDNSYVRFGFKGETQINDQLTGYGQWEYNLQANNSEGSDAQDGNKTRLGFAGLKFGDAGSIDYGRNYGLVYDAIGWTDMLPVFGGDWGSSDNFMNGRSTGLLTYRNTNFFGLVDGWDFAVQYQGKNDRTDTTRANGDGWGVSTSYTSPIGVGIVGAYSSSDRTDSQAAGVTDVNGNVIGQGKRAENWATALKYDANNVYLAAMYGEGRNSSYFTATIPGTTPNTTASANATINKTQTIELVAQYQFDFGLRPSLAYVQQKGKDIEGIGDADLYKYFDVGATYYFNKNMSTYVDYKINQLDDNNRLNLNTDDVVGVGLVYQF, encoded by the coding sequence TAGCCGCCGGCGCCGCCAATGCTGCCGAAATCTATAACAAAGACGGCAACAAACTGGACCTGTACGGTAAAGTCGACGCACGTCACACATTCTCGGACAACGCGGGCGATGACGGCGATAACTCTTATGTTCGCTTTGGCTTCAAAGGCGAAACCCAGATCAACGACCAGCTGACCGGTTACGGCCAGTGGGAATACAACCTTCAGGCGAACAACTCTGAAGGTTCTGACGCACAGGACGGCAACAAAACCCGTCTGGGCTTTGCCGGTCTGAAATTCGGCGATGCCGGCTCAATCGACTACGGCCGTAACTACGGTCTGGTTTACGATGCAATCGGCTGGACCGATATGCTGCCAGTGTTCGGTGGTGACTGGGGCAGCTCAGACAACTTCATGAACGGCCGCAGCACCGGTCTGCTGACCTACCGCAACACCAACTTCTTCGGCCTGGTTGATGGCTGGGACTTCGCAGTTCAGTATCAGGGTAAAAATGACCGTACTGATACTACTCGTGCTAACGGCGACGGCTGGGGCGTATCAACCAGCTACACCTCACCAATCGGTGTTGGTATCGTAGGTGCTTACAGCAGCAGCGACCGTACTGATTCACAGGCAGCAGGTGTTACTGATGTCAATGGTAACGTAATCGGACAGGGCAAACGTGCTGAGAACTGGGCAACCGCGCTGAAATATGATGCGAACAACGTTTACCTGGCAGCAATGTATGGTGAAGGCCGTAACTCTTCATACTTTACCGCTACCATTCCTGGTACCACACCTAACACTACTGCTTCAGCGAATGCCACCATTAACAAAACTCAGACTATTGAGTTAGTTGCTCAGTACCAGTTCGACTTCGGTCTGCGTCCATCCCTGGCTTACGTACAGCAGAAAGGCAAAGATATCGAAGGTATCGGCGATGCTGACCTGTACAAATACTTCGACGTTGGCGCGACTTACTACTTCAATAAAAACATGTCTACCTACGTTGATTACAAAATCAACCAGCTGGATGATAACAACCGCCTGAATCTGAACACAGACGACGTGGTGGGTGTGGGCCTGGTTTACCAGTTCTAA